The genomic DNA CTGAGTAAAAACACATGAAGGAAGCATGTTAAGGACCGATACTAGAAAGTCCATGCACAGCGAGAAGTTCCACCAACAGAGACCCCAAACACTCTCAATGCTAAGACTAATGACTTAGTTCTTCGCACAAAGAACACGAGTGACTCCCAGGAAAAATCAAGTTTTAACCAATACAAAGCGACAAACAGGGAAAATCTAAGCTAAAAAGCCAGACGCATCCTTATGTTCCATTTTAAATCATAAATTAGCTAAATATATACcattatataaaagaaaattaggaCGAGATTAATCAACGTAACAGTGAAAAGGAAGCACACCCCATCCGAAAGCAGATTCTTGCACTTCTGAAACAGTAAATACCAGCATAGAGAAATTTACCTTAAACATTGACCCAATTGAGAATTTTCTCAGAGAAGATGTCTTCGCAGGGGTGGGTCTTTCAGCTGGAACATCCTTACACAAGTGTTGCGCTATTTCCTTAAGTAACAGAAGCTGAGCTTTATCAGTCTGCATAGACATGATTGTGTGCCTCATCGACTCCCTGTCAGCCTCAAGAGCTTGAAGCCTCGCATATAGCTTCTTGATGTCAGGATCCCCAATGTCTGTGTGGGCCCAAGAATTCCTTGGTGTAGTGATGTAATCTTCACAGATCCCAATACCACCAGTGGAGTTTGGCACCCGAGTATGTATGGAATCGACCGTGTAAATTCTGTCGCTCATGTCATCTCCAGCTTCTGATATATCATTCATCTTTCTCAACTTTGAGTATTCTTCAGGCTGTGAGACGTAGTCCATCTTCTTGAAGCTAGCATTAGTGAGCCTCGGAGATTCAGTGGGCAAATCGGAGCCAACGTCTCTGCCTGTCCCGAAAAAAGAGCTCGAACTATCAGCGGAAAACCTTCTTTGATGCCTCGGTCTTCGAGGAGATAGACCTACTATAATCTTCTCTGGGATATTCCTCGCACTGGGAGATTCGCTGTTGAACTGAATGCTGCTCGGATTTCTCTCCATCTGGTAAATGCGGAACTCCAAATTCTTTAGATGATCTCGAGGGGTCTCCCCAAATGCATACTTTTCAATGTCCACAACATTGTCCTCGCCCTCCTCTAAATTACCGGGATTCTCATTCGTGTTGCATTTTAGAGGAGGGTATTCATAGGTTGGGAGGTCATACAAGCTATCCAAGCTATCCTCATTGG from Punica granatum isolate Tunisia-2019 chromosome 2, ASM765513v2, whole genome shotgun sequence includes the following:
- the LOC116196522 gene encoding myosin-binding protein 7-like gives rise to the protein MDSEKIPSSADAVRCCNCGCSGCSIYGCSGTWLRSVKRKYDEFEQEKFYIPGLAYDSIARVQVENEIVALREMVSSQQQAIQDLLSELEEERNASSTAANEAMSMILRLQREKAEVQMEARQFKRFAEEKMGHDQQEIMALEEVLYKREQAIQSLTCEVQAYKHRMMSYGLTEAEADGENSRSRTNEDSLDSLYDLPTYEYPPLKCNTNENPGNLEEGEDNVVDIEKYAFGETPRDHLKNLEFRIYQMERNPSSIQFNSESPSARNIPEKIIVGLSPRRPRHQRRFSADSSSSFFGTGRDVGSDLPTESPRLTNASFKKMDYVSQPEEYSKLRKMNDISEAGDDMSDRIYTVDSIHTRVPNSTGGIGICEDYITTPRNSWAHTDIGDPDIKKLYARLQALEADRESMRHTIMSMQTDKAQLLLLKEIAQHLCKDVPAERPTPAKTSSLRKFSIGSMFKWMGSFIFWRKRAQQSKYMFGLSPRNMGLLMILDKSPQTRQRKLLTRTITKARV